The following proteins come from a genomic window of Kitasatospora sp. NBC_01246:
- a CDS encoding SDR family NAD(P)-dependent oxidoreductase: MAKTAVVTAGTAGIGLETALGLADAGFSVTVVGRDADRGARAVGRINATNPAHPGRFLPADLGSLDQVRALADRITAEHAASGDPLTVLVNNVGAMFPQRRTLDGIEASFLVNHLSPYLLTELLLPTLTVGAPSRIVNVTSGAVGLAKKAFDAVEPPGGYYGFHWYGRAKLANLAYTLDLANRLKGTATSVFAADPGGAATDMTNGTMTDPKIVSPALRLLWPLVRRKFDRSTSGPASVAARSSIVAATDEALAGRTGIVIGAQAHPVTPLRAATDPRIAQDVRRLSERYAPLTAT, from the coding sequence ATGGCGAAGACAGCTGTGGTCACAGCGGGGACGGCCGGCATCGGGCTGGAGACGGCCCTGGGACTGGCCGACGCCGGGTTCTCGGTCACCGTGGTCGGACGCGACGCCGACCGCGGCGCCCGGGCGGTCGGCCGAATCAACGCGACGAACCCGGCACATCCCGGACGGTTCCTGCCCGCCGACCTCGGCTCGCTCGACCAGGTGCGCGCGCTCGCCGACCGGATCACCGCCGAGCACGCCGCCTCCGGCGACCCGCTGACCGTACTGGTCAACAACGTCGGGGCGATGTTCCCGCAGCGACGGACCCTGGACGGCATCGAAGCGTCGTTCCTCGTCAACCACCTCTCGCCGTACCTGCTGACGGAACTGCTGCTGCCCACGCTGACAGTCGGGGCGCCGAGCAGGATCGTGAACGTGACCTCGGGCGCGGTCGGGCTCGCGAAGAAGGCCTTCGACGCCGTCGAGCCGCCCGGCGGCTACTACGGCTTCCACTGGTACGGCCGCGCCAAGCTCGCCAACCTCGCCTACACGCTCGACCTGGCGAACCGACTGAAGGGCACGGCCACCTCCGTCTTCGCCGCCGACCCGGGAGGCGCCGCGACCGACATGACCAACGGCACCATGACCGACCCGAAGATCGTCTCACCGGCCCTGCGACTGCTGTGGCCGCTGGTGCGCCGCAAGTTCGACCGCTCCACCTCGGGCCCGGCGTCCGTGGCCGCCCGGTCCTCGATCGTCGCCGCCACCGACGAAGCCCTCGCGGGCCGGACCGGCATCGTCATCGGGGCCCAGGCGCACCCGGTGACGCCGCTGCGCGCGGCCACCGACCCCCGCATCGCCCAGGACGTGCGCCGGCTCAGTGAACGGTACGCACCCCTCACCGCCACCTGA
- a CDS encoding cupin domain-containing protein → MATETGEQATRTRGGRLVSALSWMLDPVERETFEEEFWESRSLHVSHADPHYFSELLTLDDVDRLLALVDANLDTVRIIRDGQEISVSELVASNGSTGRTTAVEAVYQHYRTGSTIVLNSLDRRWEPLGRFAAELGAEISARPQMNVYLTPGGNERGFAPHYDTHDVFILQVHGSKRWSLYGSAHELPLRSQPYNHADPLPEEAEQELELTAGDLLYLPRGTVHAGTSMDSASVHVTIGVHPLLWASVLQDAVGQVLADDVRFRTALPLGFARSGPLQRRTEDTLGELVELLASRLAPATMTAEAVKHAAAIGPTSLRHHLSDLEALSSLRPTTLVRRRADLGWALNTTPEGVELEFHHKKVRYPAHVTGEVRYVAENGGGPGFSPESIPGELDEPGRLVLVESLLREGFLTFD, encoded by the coding sequence ATGGCGACAGAAACCGGCGAACAGGCGACGCGGACGCGTGGCGGGAGGCTCGTGTCCGCGCTCTCCTGGATGCTCGATCCGGTCGAGCGGGAGACCTTCGAAGAGGAGTTCTGGGAAAGCCGGAGCCTGCACGTCAGTCACGCGGATCCGCACTACTTCTCCGAACTCCTGACCCTGGACGACGTGGACCGACTGCTCGCGCTGGTCGACGCCAATCTGGACACCGTTCGGATCATCAGGGACGGTCAGGAGATCTCGGTCTCCGAACTGGTCGCGTCGAACGGTTCCACCGGCCGGACCACCGCGGTCGAAGCCGTGTACCAGCACTACCGCACCGGATCCACGATCGTGCTGAATTCCCTGGACCGACGGTGGGAGCCGTTGGGCCGGTTCGCGGCGGAACTCGGCGCGGAGATCAGCGCGCGGCCCCAGATGAACGTCTATCTCACCCCGGGAGGCAACGAGCGGGGGTTCGCCCCCCACTACGACACCCACGACGTGTTCATCCTTCAGGTCCACGGGTCCAAGCGGTGGTCGTTGTACGGGAGCGCGCACGAGTTGCCGCTGCGGAGCCAGCCGTACAACCATGCCGATCCGCTGCCGGAGGAGGCCGAACAGGAGCTGGAGCTGACGGCCGGGGACCTGCTCTACCTCCCGCGCGGCACGGTCCATGCGGGGACCTCGATGGACTCCGCCTCGGTCCACGTCACCATCGGTGTCCACCCGTTGCTGTGGGCATCGGTCCTCCAGGACGCGGTCGGGCAGGTGCTCGCCGACGACGTCCGGTTCCGGACCGCGCTCCCGCTGGGCTTCGCCAGGAGCGGCCCCCTCCAGCGGCGGACCGAGGACACCCTCGGTGAGCTGGTCGAGCTGCTGGCGTCGAGGCTCGCGCCGGCGACCATGACGGCCGAGGCCGTGAAGCACGCCGCCGCCATCGGGCCGACCAGCCTGCGTCACCATCTGAGCGACCTGGAGGCGCTCTCCTCCCTCCGGCCCACCACCCTGGTTCGGCGCCGCGCCGACCTCGGATGGGCCCTGAACACCACCCCTGAAGGGGTCGAGCTGGAGTTCCACCACAAGAAGGTCAGATACCCGGCCCACGTCACGGGCGAGGTCCGGTACGTGGCGGAGAACGGCGGCGGTCCCGGCTTCTCCCCGGAGTCGATTCCCGGCGAGCTGGACGAGCCGGGCCGGCTGGTCCTGGTGGAGTCGCTGCTGCGGGAAGGCTTCCTGACGTTCGACTGA
- a CDS encoding response regulator transcription factor, with the protein MTRPPGDDTGELLSATRVPEAVNVLLVEDDAVIRRSVQLALERYGYRVDVTGDGLDGLDAVRAGAHDVLILDVMLPGLDGISLCRRVREETLTPVLMMSARGDALDVVAGLEAGADDYVVKPVDIPVLVARIRSLLRRATFHQRPAAEPARQEPAAPGGPGSRHRDLPAEDVPDLLTFGGLTIDPRGLDVRLDGRAIALTPTELRLLLVFAESPGTVLDRRRLLREVWDYGWEGDTRVVDLCVVRLRKKIGADRIETVRGFGYKLLRS; encoded by the coding sequence ATGACCCGACCCCCAGGCGACGACACCGGAGAGCTCTTGTCCGCCACCCGAGTACCCGAAGCGGTCAACGTGCTCCTCGTCGAGGACGACGCGGTCATCCGCCGCTCGGTCCAGCTGGCCCTGGAACGCTACGGCTACCGGGTCGACGTCACCGGCGACGGCCTGGACGGCCTGGACGCCGTGCGGGCCGGCGCACACGACGTCCTGATCCTGGACGTCATGCTGCCCGGCCTCGACGGCATCAGCCTGTGCCGGCGCGTGCGCGAGGAGACCCTCACCCCCGTCCTGATGATGTCCGCCCGCGGCGACGCCCTCGACGTCGTGGCCGGTCTGGAAGCCGGGGCCGACGACTACGTGGTCAAGCCCGTGGACATCCCCGTCCTCGTCGCCCGCATCCGCTCCCTGCTGCGCCGCGCCACCTTCCACCAGCGCCCGGCCGCGGAGCCCGCTCGGCAGGAGCCGGCCGCGCCGGGCGGGCCGGGAAGCCGCCACCGGGACCTCCCCGCGGAGGACGTGCCCGACCTGCTCACCTTCGGCGGCCTGACCATCGACCCGCGCGGCCTGGACGTCCGTCTGGACGGCCGTGCCATTGCCCTCACGCCCACCGAACTGCGCCTGCTGCTGGTCTTCGCGGAGAGTCCCGGCACGGTCCTGGACCGCCGCCGCCTGCTGCGCGAGGTGTGGGACTACGGCTGGGAGGGCGACACCCGGGTGGTCGACCTGTGCGTGGTACGGCTGCGCAAGAAGATCGGCGCCGACCGCATCGAAACCGTCCGGGGCTTCGGCTACAAGCTCCTGCGGAGCTGA
- a CDS encoding endonuclease/exonuclease/phosphatase family protein yields MGRRGWLIAGAAAVLAAVMVLGPWLPGGPLNLVSLWQTVLPWSGLGIALLLLLAALRRSALAAVAVLLPALVWSVLFAPALVDKRAGGGDFTVVSHNVNEDNPDPRRTARALAGSGADVVAVEELAGRAQETYRRELAATYAHSEVHGGIALWSKYPLQDVEPVEIMPWTRALRATVLTPKGPLALYTAHLASVRVRPDAGFTTAARNEAAAKLAAAVHSEPLTRIVVVGDLNGSFDDSALHPLTGPLRSAQQEAGDGFGFTWPAPFPVVRIDQILVKGITARSAWTLPDTGSDHLPVAASLKL; encoded by the coding sequence GTGGGGCGGCGCGGGTGGCTGATCGCGGGGGCCGCCGCCGTGCTCGCCGCCGTGATGGTCCTGGGCCCCTGGCTGCCGGGCGGCCCGCTCAACCTGGTCAGCCTCTGGCAGACCGTGCTGCCCTGGTCAGGTCTGGGCATCGCGCTGCTTCTCCTCCTCGCGGCACTACGGCGCTCGGCTCTCGCAGCGGTGGCCGTCCTGCTGCCCGCTCTCGTCTGGAGCGTTCTGTTCGCACCGGCCCTGGTCGACAAGCGGGCGGGCGGCGGGGACTTCACCGTTGTCAGCCACAACGTGAACGAGGACAACCCCGACCCACGCCGAACGGCACGCGCCCTGGCCGGCTCCGGAGCCGACGTCGTGGCGGTGGAGGAACTGGCGGGCCGGGCGCAGGAGACCTACCGGCGCGAGCTGGCCGCCACCTACGCCCACTCCGAGGTGCACGGCGGCATCGCACTGTGGAGCAAGTACCCGCTCCAGGACGTGGAGCCGGTGGAGATCATGCCCTGGACCCGGGCCCTGCGCGCCACCGTCCTCACTCCCAAGGGCCCCCTCGCCCTCTACACGGCGCACCTCGCCTCGGTCCGGGTACGCCCGGACGCCGGATTCACCACCGCCGCCCGCAACGAAGCGGCGGCCAAACTCGCCGCGGCCGTACACAGCGAGCCGCTCACGAGGATCGTCGTCGTGGGCGACCTCAACGGCTCCTTCGACGACTCCGCGCTGCACCCGCTCACCGGACCGCTGCGCTCGGCCCAGCAGGAAGCCGGCGACGGCTTCGGCTTCACCTGGCCCGCGCCGTTCCCGGTGGTGCGCATCGACCAGATCCTGGTGAAGGGCATCACCGCGCGCTCCGCGTGGACCCTGCCGGACACCGGCAGTGACCACCTCCCGGTCGCGGCGTCCCTGAAGCTGTGA
- a CDS encoding nitroreductase family protein, whose amino-acid sequence MQRDLAPPSGIHPLLAARFSPRAFDPSATVDDHALGLLLEAARWAPSAGNSQLWGFFTSRPGEPAHERVVPHLAPSSARWATDAGLLIVTLTRRHVDDTQLLYSEFADYDLGQAVAHLTVQAQALGLAARQFRAFDLEGLTEGLRPDPGWAVISMIAVGGAAGAPSEPRARRSAGDLRSAPWALPR is encoded by the coding sequence ATGCAACGTGATCTTGCACCACCCAGTGGCATCCATCCCCTGTTGGCGGCCCGGTTCAGCCCCCGCGCGTTCGACCCGTCGGCGACCGTCGACGACCACGCCCTCGGTCTGCTGCTGGAAGCCGCGCGGTGGGCGCCGTCGGCCGGGAACTCGCAGCTCTGGGGATTCTTCACGAGCCGGCCCGGTGAGCCGGCGCACGAGCGGGTGGTACCCCACCTCGCGCCCAGCTCGGCCCGCTGGGCGACGGACGCCGGACTGCTGATCGTGACGTTGACGCGCCGCCACGTCGACGACACGCAGTTGCTCTACTCCGAGTTCGCGGACTACGACCTCGGCCAGGCCGTCGCGCACCTGACCGTCCAGGCCCAGGCCCTGGGGCTGGCCGCCCGCCAGTTCAGGGCCTTCGACCTGGAGGGCCTCACCGAGGGACTGCGCCCGGACCCGGGATGGGCGGTGATCTCCATGATCGCGGTCGGCGGGGCCGCCGGCGCACCGTCGGAGCCTCGCGCCCGGCGCAGCGCCGGCGATCTGCGTTCCGCCCCCTGGGCGTTGCCGCGGTAG
- a CDS encoding HEAT repeat domain-containing protein: MDNVVGPAGRLMAAARLARDSEADRDEHAYWALVLEAAQEENGETALRCGSGLLGSADVLERKVGCDLLGNAADTHESVRSEAATALMALAEAETETCVLSSLACGLGRTRDRRAVPVLVGLSRHEDADLRSLVASEFTFVTSGLPDGPDVQALIRLMRDQDPDVRNWAAFTLGFQLEQDTTAIRDALWTCTTDECGEVREEGARGLARRHDPRAVPLIAGLLECDGWSHSFTLDAAEILGVPELLPALAGCEPDSPETDRAVAACDPVRRARMEDDAWTVVTELERLRPGIGAALSSPRYESVHRMRLTLRATHLEGADADYDVAPLLTRAGGDPVRAAGLVVADLTSSGGERTAN, encoded by the coding sequence ATGGACAACGTGGTGGGGCCGGCGGGACGGTTGATGGCGGCGGCGCGATTGGCGCGGGACTCGGAGGCCGACCGCGACGAGCACGCCTACTGGGCGCTGGTCCTGGAGGCGGCGCAGGAGGAGAACGGGGAGACCGCGTTGCGCTGCGGGTCGGGGCTGCTGGGGTCGGCCGATGTCCTGGAGCGGAAGGTGGGATGCGATCTGCTGGGAAACGCGGCCGACACGCACGAGTCCGTGCGGAGCGAGGCGGCGACCGCGTTGATGGCGCTGGCCGAGGCGGAGACGGAGACCTGCGTGCTGTCGTCCCTCGCCTGCGGCCTGGGTCGGACGCGGGACCGGCGCGCCGTTCCCGTGCTGGTCGGGCTCTCCCGGCACGAGGACGCCGACCTGCGGAGTCTGGTCGCCTCGGAATTCACCTTCGTCACCAGCGGACTGCCCGACGGGCCCGATGTCCAGGCGTTGATCCGGCTCATGCGGGACCAGGACCCCGACGTCCGCAACTGGGCGGCCTTCACGTTGGGGTTCCAACTGGAGCAGGACACGACCGCCATCAGGGACGCCCTGTGGACGTGCACCACCGACGAGTGCGGCGAGGTCCGGGAGGAGGGCGCGCGTGGGCTCGCCAGACGGCACGACCCCCGGGCCGTCCCGCTGATCGCGGGACTGCTGGAATGCGACGGCTGGTCCCACTCCTTCACCCTCGACGCGGCGGAGATCCTGGGCGTTCCCGAACTCCTGCCGGCTCTGGCCGGCTGCGAGCCCGACTCGCCCGAGACCGACCGGGCCGTCGCGGCCTGCGACCCGGTGCGGCGGGCCCGGATGGAGGACGACGCCTGGACGGTCGTGACGGAGCTGGAGCGGCTGCGCCCCGGCATCGGCGCGGCGCTCAGCTCACCGCGCTACGAGTCGGTGCACCGGATGCGACTGACCCTGCGAGCGACCCACCTGGAGGGGGCCGACGCGGACTACGACGTGGCACCGCTTCTCACCCGCGCCGGCGGGGACCCGGTGCGGGCGGCCGGGCTGGTGGTGGCCGACCTCACCAGCTCCGGTGGGGAGCGGACCGCGAACTGA
- a CDS encoding IS701 family transposase — translation MRAGELASWRGRLEEFAAEVFAPLARVDQRAKGGLYLRGLLLEGRRKSMQPMAERLGVDHQRLQQFMTSSTWSVEDVRARLARRAVRAVRPEVWAVDDTGFPKDGKASPGVARQYSGTLGKVGSCQIGVSVHALSDTASCPLSWRLFLPESWDSPAAAGRRAACRIPEDEHHRPKWQLALDMLDELADTGLRPAVLVADAAYGANADFRHGLEGRFLAYVLQARGEMTAHAEDAEPHRPPYGGLGPRPLARYRTRPVPLREHVLAAGRRSGRSVTWRRGSKAAMSSHFVLLRVRLAGRRPKPADDGTIPLTWLIAQWPEGETEPVKYWISNLPADIPAKDLVRLAKSRWRIEHDYRELKTRLGLDHFEGRSYIGWHRHVTLVSAAHLFLTEQRALPKALSRA, via the coding sequence ATGAGGGCTGGGGAGCTTGCGTCGTGGCGGGGTCGTTTGGAGGAGTTCGCGGCCGAGGTGTTCGCGCCCTTGGCCCGTGTTGATCAGCGGGCCAAGGGCGGGCTGTATCTGCGGGGGCTGCTGCTGGAGGGCCGGCGTAAGTCGATGCAGCCGATGGCCGAACGCCTGGGGGTCGACCATCAGCGGTTGCAGCAGTTCATGACGTCCTCGACCTGGTCGGTCGAGGACGTGCGGGCCCGGCTGGCGCGGCGGGCCGTGCGGGCGGTGCGGCCCGAGGTGTGGGCCGTGGACGACACCGGCTTCCCCAAGGACGGCAAGGCCTCGCCCGGGGTCGCCCGGCAGTACTCCGGCACCCTCGGCAAAGTCGGCAGCTGCCAGATCGGCGTCAGCGTCCACGCGCTCTCCGACACCGCCTCCTGCCCGCTGTCCTGGCGCCTGTTCCTGCCCGAGTCCTGGGACAGCCCCGCGGCCGCCGGACGCAGGGCGGCCTGCCGGATCCCCGAGGACGAACACCACCGGCCGAAATGGCAACTGGCCCTGGACATGCTCGACGAACTCGCCGACACCGGGCTTCGGCCCGCCGTACTGGTCGCGGATGCCGCTTACGGCGCGAACGCCGACTTCCGCCACGGCCTGGAGGGCCGCTTCCTGGCCTACGTGCTGCAGGCCAGGGGCGAGATGACCGCCCACGCAGAAGACGCCGAACCGCACCGGCCGCCCTACGGCGGCCTCGGGCCCCGGCCACTCGCGCGCTACCGCACCCGCCCCGTCCCCCTGCGCGAGCACGTGCTGGCCGCCGGACGCCGCTCCGGGCGGAGCGTGACCTGGCGCAGGGGCTCCAAGGCGGCGATGAGCTCGCACTTCGTCCTGCTGCGGGTCCGGCTCGCCGGACGTCGGCCCAAGCCGGCCGACGACGGCACGATTCCCCTCACCTGGCTGATCGCCCAATGGCCCGAGGGCGAGACGGAGCCGGTCAAGTACTGGATCTCGAACCTGCCCGCCGACATCCCCGCCAAGGACCTCGTCCGACTGGCGAAGTCACGCTGGCGGATCGAACATGACTACCGCGAGCTGAAGACCCGCCTCGGGCTGGACCACTTCGAGGGCCGCTCCTACATCGGCTGGCACCGCCACGTCACCCTCGTCAGCGCCGCCCACCTGTTCCTCACCGAACAGCGCGCCCTCCCAAAAGCCCTGTCCAGGGCCTGA
- a CDS encoding ABC transporter ATP-binding protein has translation MRRLLRLFLPHRGRLCLLLALVAGSSVISLAPPFMLREILDVALPERREGLLTALALGMTGVIVVGTALGVLQSYLTVVLGQRVMEDLRIAVYTHLQRMSLSFFTTARTGEIQSRIANDIGGMQATVTTTATSVVGNVTTVVTSLIAMLALNPTLTVLSMAMLPLFAWISRRVGDDRRDVTRQYQQKLAVMSALVEESLSVNGFLLGRTMGRTSTLNREFAGHSRDLTDLAVRSTMTGRWHQSTVSVVLAVMPVAVYWAAGTVGIDGRGPTSIGTVVAFAVLQQALLGPSVSILQIGISVQSSMALFERVFEYLDLPVHVPEPSRPKVLRHPRGHVGFHGVQFRYPGAATGLSDIDIEVPAGGSIAIVGATGAGKTTLGYLVARLYDVTGGRITIDGTDVRDLSFDTLAATIGVVSQDTHLFHTTIADNLRFAKVGATDQELAEVARAAQIHDLIERLPDGYHTVVGERGYRFSGGERQRLAIARTMLRNPPVLVLDEATSALDAHTERLIQEALETLAEGRTTITITHRLATIGDADRIIVMDRGRIVEQGSHPELMALSGRYAAMVGSSRSGRGPGRGAGAG, from the coding sequence CTGCGCAGACTGCTCCGGCTGTTCCTGCCTCACCGCGGCCGGCTCTGCCTCCTGCTGGCCCTGGTCGCCGGGTCCTCCGTCATCTCGCTCGCCCCGCCCTTCATGCTCAGGGAGATCCTGGACGTCGCTCTGCCCGAGAGGCGCGAGGGACTGCTCACCGCACTGGCCCTGGGCATGACGGGCGTCATCGTCGTCGGCACCGCGCTCGGCGTACTCCAGTCGTACCTGACGGTGGTCCTGGGCCAGCGGGTCATGGAGGATCTCCGGATCGCCGTGTACACGCACCTCCAGCGGATGTCGCTGAGCTTCTTCACCACGGCGCGCACGGGTGAGATCCAGTCACGGATCGCCAACGACATCGGGGGCATGCAGGCAACCGTCACCACCACCGCCACCTCCGTCGTCGGCAACGTCACGACGGTGGTGACCAGTCTGATCGCCATGCTCGCCCTGAATCCGACCCTCACCGTCCTCTCCATGGCGATGCTGCCGTTGTTCGCCTGGATCAGCCGCCGGGTCGGCGACGATCGGCGTGACGTCACCCGGCAGTACCAGCAGAAACTGGCGGTCATGTCCGCGCTGGTCGAGGAGTCGCTGTCGGTGAACGGGTTCCTGCTCGGAAGAACCATGGGGCGCACCAGCACGCTGAACCGGGAGTTCGCCGGCCACTCCCGGGACCTGACCGACCTAGCCGTCCGGTCGACGATGACGGGCCGTTGGCACCAGTCCACGGTCTCGGTGGTCCTGGCCGTGATGCCGGTCGCCGTCTACTGGGCGGCCGGCACCGTGGGAATCGACGGACGGGGCCCGACGTCGATCGGCACTGTCGTCGCCTTCGCGGTGCTTCAGCAGGCACTGCTCGGACCGTCCGTGTCGATCCTGCAGATCGGCATCTCCGTCCAGAGCTCGATGGCCCTGTTCGAGAGGGTCTTCGAATACCTGGACCTGCCCGTCCACGTCCCGGAACCGTCGCGCCCCAAGGTACTTCGCCACCCCCGGGGACACGTCGGGTTCCACGGGGTGCAGTTCCGCTATCCGGGCGCCGCCACCGGATTGTCCGACATCGACATCGAGGTCCCCGCCGGAGGGAGCATCGCGATCGTCGGAGCGACCGGTGCCGGAAAGACGACACTGGGGTACCTGGTGGCCCGCCTCTACGACGTCACCGGTGGACGTATCACCATCGACGGGACGGATGTCCGGGACCTGAGCTTCGACACCCTCGCCGCCACGATCGGCGTGGTGTCACAGGACACCCACCTCTTCCACACCACGATCGCGGACAACCTTCGCTTCGCCAAAGTCGGCGCCACGGACCAGGAGTTGGCCGAGGTGGCGCGGGCGGCCCAGATCCATGATCTGATCGAGCGGCTGCCCGACGGCTACCACACCGTCGTGGGAGAGCGGGGCTATCGATTCTCCGGAGGCGAGAGGCAACGCCTGGCGATCGCTCGGACGATGCTGCGCAACCCACCCGTCCTCGTCCTGGACGAAGCCACCAGCGCCTTGGACGCGCACACGGAGCGGCTGATCCAAGAGGCGTTGGAGACCCTCGCCGAAGGACGTACCACGATCACCATCACCCACCGCCTCGCCACGATCGGGGACGCCGACCGGATCATCGTCATGGACCGGGGGAGAATCGTCGAACAAGGTTCACACCCCGAGCTCATGGCGCTCTCGGGCCGCTATGCCGCGATGGTCGGGTCGAGTCGGTCCGGGAGAGGTCCGGGGCGTGGTGCCGGCGCCGGATGA
- a CDS encoding sensor histidine kinase: protein MTVRRTGPRPLDPRSLRWKITALVVLACAAVAVVIGLLVHRATAEQGERTGRDQAIAQLGAAEQELSRTGRRPDNASLEPRTGLPRPLADALEGSKAPGEYALWYDVRAPNWYWMWAAVPVGDGQVLAVRTDMSATVRSLQLLDRSIVKAALAALAVVVPLTVLAAERMNRRLRHGSRTARRIADGDLDARIGRRGRARDEITEMSTAVDEMAGALQGRLAAEKRFTADVAHELRTPLMGLVTAAGLLPEDDEAAGLVRTQVRALRALVEDLLEVSRLDAGVESARLDEVPLGDLVDEVSGRGDGDVRLRLTRPATVRTDPRRVERILTNLLANAHRHGTAPVEVTVTGSRITVRDHGPGFPDALLADGPQRFRTGAAERGQGHGLGLTIATGQALVLNARLTFANAPDGGALATLDLPDP, encoded by the coding sequence ATGACCGTACGACGCACCGGCCCGCGCCCCCTGGACCCGCGTTCCCTGCGCTGGAAGATCACCGCCCTGGTCGTGCTCGCCTGCGCTGCGGTCGCGGTGGTGATCGGCCTGCTCGTCCACCGGGCGACCGCGGAGCAGGGCGAGCGGACCGGGCGCGACCAGGCGATCGCGCAACTGGGCGCCGCCGAGCAGGAGCTCTCCCGCACCGGCCGCCGTCCCGACAACGCCTCCCTCGAGCCCCGGACCGGCCTGCCCCGGCCGCTGGCCGACGCCCTCGAAGGTTCGAAGGCTCCGGGGGAGTACGCCCTGTGGTACGACGTCAGAGCACCGAACTGGTACTGGATGTGGGCAGCCGTCCCGGTCGGCGACGGTCAGGTGCTCGCCGTGCGGACCGACATGAGCGCCACCGTGCGCAGCCTCCAGCTGCTGGACCGCAGCATCGTCAAGGCCGCCCTCGCCGCCCTGGCCGTTGTCGTCCCCCTCACCGTGCTGGCGGCGGAACGGATGAACCGCCGCCTGCGCCACGGGTCCCGGACCGCCCGCCGGATCGCGGACGGCGACCTCGACGCCCGGATCGGCCGCCGGGGCCGCGCCCGGGACGAGATCACCGAGATGTCCACGGCCGTGGACGAGATGGCCGGGGCACTCCAGGGCCGGCTCGCCGCCGAGAAGCGCTTCACCGCCGACGTCGCCCACGAGCTGCGCACCCCGCTGATGGGCCTGGTTACGGCCGCCGGTCTGCTGCCCGAGGACGACGAGGCCGCCGGCCTGGTCCGCACGCAGGTCCGCGCCCTGCGCGCCCTGGTCGAGGACCTGCTGGAGGTCTCCCGCCTCGACGCCGGCGTCGAGAGCGCCCGACTCGACGAGGTCCCCCTGGGCGATCTCGTCGACGAGGTGAGCGGGAGGGGCGACGGCGATGTCCGCCTGCGGCTGACGAGGCCCGCCACCGTCCGCACCGACCCGCGCCGCGTGGAGCGGATCCTCACCAACCTTCTCGCCAACGCCCACCGGCACGGCACCGCCCCCGTCGAAGTCACCGTCACCGGCAGCCGGATCACCGTACGCGATCACGGACCGGGCTTCCCCGACGCCCTCCTCGCCGACGGGCCGCAGCGCTTCCGCACCGGGGCCGCCGAACGCGGCCAAGGACACGGCCTCGGCCTCACCATCGCCACCGGGCAGGCGCTCGTCCTCAACGCCCGGCTGACCTTCGCGAACGCCCCCGACGGCGGAGCCCTTGCCACCCTCGACCTCCCCGACCCCTGA
- a CDS encoding D-alanyl-D-alanine carboxypeptidase family protein, which produces MLPVPEAITALGLPWPQEGQSAVAAAKVGVLGVRGPQQPVPIASVTKVMTAYVVLRDHPLQDGEDGPTITVDARAAEEAEATDESTAPVTAGQRLTQRKLLEVMLLPSANNVARLLARWDAGSEDAFVARMNAQAARLGMTGTTYTGASGLEATTVSTAADQLKLAREAMKDPALRATVALRDTTLPGRAAPLRNTNRLLDLPGVVGLKTGSTTSAGGNLMWALEVADGTDGSGRRLVYGVVLGQRAGTTPADGLRAALERSGRLVDALRQKLPGVLPALDGGRQEWA; this is translated from the coding sequence GTGCTGCCGGTACCGGAGGCGATCACGGCGCTGGGTCTGCCGTGGCCGCAGGAAGGCCAGTCGGCCGTCGCGGCGGCGAAGGTCGGTGTGCTCGGTGTCAGAGGGCCGCAGCAGCCGGTGCCGATCGCGAGTGTCACCAAGGTGATGACGGCGTACGTCGTTCTCAGGGACCACCCGCTCCAGGACGGCGAGGACGGGCCGACGATCACGGTCGACGCGCGGGCCGCCGAGGAGGCGGAGGCGACGGACGAGTCCACCGCCCCCGTCACCGCCGGGCAGCGCCTGACCCAGCGCAAGTTGCTGGAGGTGATGCTGTTGCCCTCCGCCAACAACGTGGCCCGGCTGCTGGCCCGGTGGGACGCGGGCAGTGAGGACGCGTTCGTTGCCCGGATGAACGCGCAGGCGGCCCGGCTGGGGATGACCGGTACCACCTACACCGGGGCCAGCGGACTTGAGGCCACGACCGTGTCCACCGCCGCCGACCAGCTCAAACTGGCTCGCGAGGCGATGAAGGACCCGGCACTGCGGGCCACGGTGGCCCTGCGCGACACCACGCTCCCGGGCCGCGCCGCACCGCTGCGCAACACCAACAGGCTGCTCGACCTGCCCGGAGTGGTGGGCCTCAAGACCGGTTCGACCACCTCGGCGGGCGGGAACCTGATGTGGGCGCTGGAGGTCGCTGACGGCACGGACGGCTCGGGGCGCCGGCTCGTCTACGGCGTGGTGCTCGGCCAGCGTGCCGGTACCACTCCCGCCGACGGCCTGCGGGCCGCCCTGGAGCGCAGCGGGCGGCTCGTCGACGCCCTGCGGCAGAAGCTGCCCGGTGTCCTGCCGGCTCTCGATGGCGGCCGGCAGGAGTGGGCATGA